One Ictalurus furcatus strain D&B chromosome 25, Billie_1.0, whole genome shotgun sequence DNA window includes the following coding sequences:
- the LOC128601433 gene encoding L-selectin-like — protein sequence MSWIQAKEWCENHTQILMFIQNEEDNNYLKDNLPKIKPYYWIGLRKTEGNWTWLGTAKMLEGNGSWSNNEPNNKKQDEDCVEIYINTENSNGKWNDEKCTKQKHALCYNASCFETSCSKHAQCVENISNYTCKCNPGFTGPKCMEAVQCPSITTVPSNGRMTCSHSTNRYNSTCVFSCDEGFELRGSHTTLCDHTGQWTHNTPTCTGTTSNIKIKHTV from the exons ATGAGCTGGATACAAGCCAAGGAGTGGTGTGAAAATCACACCCAGATCCTGATGTTTATTCAAAATGAAGAAGACAACAACTACCTTAAAGATAATCTCCCAAAGATAAAGCCCTACTATTGGATTGGACTCAGAAAGACTGAGGGCAATTGGACTTGGTTGGGGACGGCAAAGATGTTGGAGGGTAATGGATCCTGGAGTAATAACGAACCGAATAACAAAAAGCAAGATGAGGACTGTGtggaaatatacataaatacagagAATTCAAATGGCAAGTGGAATGATGAAAAGTGCACCAAACAGAAGCATGCCTTGTGCTATAATG catcaTGTTTCGAGACGTCATGTAGCAAGCATGCCCAGTGTGTGGAGAACATCAGCAACTACACATGCAAGTGTAATCCAGGATTCACTGGTCCCAAGTGTATGGAAG CTGTTCAATGCCCTTCGATTACCACTGTGCCCAGTAATGGGAGAATGACCTGCAGTCATTCTACCAACAGATACAACTCTACATGTGTGTTCAGCTGTGACGAGGGCTTCGAACTGAGAGGTTCACACACAACCCTGTGTGATCACACTGGACAGTGGACACACAACACCCCAACCTGCACAGGTACTACTTCAAATATCAagataaaacatacagtatag